The Mytilus galloprovincialis chromosome 7, xbMytGall1.hap1.1, whole genome shotgun sequence genome has a window encoding:
- the LOC143084281 gene encoding uncharacterized protein LOC143084281 gives MSLHSSLSITLLHQYVHSDLPHSSLTITLLHQYVHSDLPVSEDYIHPYHTDQH, from the exons ATGAGCTTA CATTCTTCTCTATCAATAACTTTACTAcatcagtatgtccattctgacttgcCT cATTCTTCTCTAACAATAACTTTACTAcatcagtatgtccattctgacttgcCTGTTTCAGAGGACTACATCCATCCTTATCACACAGATCAACACTAG